tataattatgGTCTTGTGTGTACAGTTCATTGttatatatgatattttattaaCCGGTTACGTCTCTGTAAAGTTTTTTAAACTTCACATCTGTACTGGCCTTCTGCTGCTGAGACTCTTGAATTTCCCTGCATGTAATCGTTAGACGGGATTACTATGGACCACACGAAATGAGATGAAGTTTGGTTGGGATTGGCTCCAAACTCCTGCCGTTCTCGCGCCAGTCCTTTGGATCTCGCGCGCGGTTTCGGTAGGTTTTCGCACGCTCCCCGGCGGACCAATCACAGGGCAGTTTTCCTGAGAAGCGTCCCGTTGCTATGCAGCTGTCCTGATACCAGTCCTGGCCTTGGCCGGCAGAGAGGGTGAGTCCTGCAACACATTACTCATTCATTACTTTATTAAGTACTTTCTGGAAACAGCGATTCATTCACTTCTCAGAGACACATGTTAAATGTAGATTCTCGTTTGTCGTCAGGTTGTTCTTAAATTGCCTGAAATCATCGTTGCagtcaaattaaatgtgtttttgtgtgcaagAACTATGAGACTGGTCTGTCTGTACTAAAATGAACGCTACAGATGTGCACAAGTTAGTTTAAAATAGCAATACTTGTGTTGCAGCCAGGCTACAGAATATATATATCTGTTTTTGTCCAAATGCCAGCCGTCAGCTGCAGTTACGGTAGTAACCCGGTTGGAGACAGACACGCCCGGTGCCGTGTCTCTGTCCAATCCCATTTTGAGAGCACGCCCGAAAAATTAGCATACGACCAATGATCACAGCTATGCAAATGTTCGCCTGACTCGCATTGTCCCAGACGGTTTTAATGTGAAGTTGCCAGATTTATCTCTCACTTGCAGCATAGTGGACTAAAGATAAACAAGTGTGTCAAGTCGAGAAGATACCGGGATAACTCGCAAGTACTGTACTGTCTGCTCTAAGGTGGATTTGGATTTTATGTACAACATGACATTTGAGGAACTAAGTGGAGATTATTCTCAAGAAAGGTAAATATACGGATTATGACTACTTTTATCTTAACGTAACGTCGATGCATATTTATCGTCACCAGTGTCAACATGCTCCACGGATAATTGCCACCACAGTATTGTTTGTGTGCAACAATTTTACATGCAATAAATAGATTAATGCACGGTAGAGGTGATTTAAGAACCATTTCTGTTGTAATCACTAACTTACAGCGTCCTTACAGCTAGttatatatattaaaacacAGCGTTTGAAGTGGTAACTGTTGTGTTGAGACTGAGTCGTGACACGGACTCCCCACTTCTCCATAAGTAGGTTAGCTAACACGACGCTGCAACCTGGACGTAGGTGAACGAAAACTATCAGAAAAGTTAACACGGCAGTCTTAAATATGCCTTTTCAATCCCTTACAGCTGTTAAAGCGATTTTAACCGTAAGACTGATTGAATCATTTAGCTTTTTACCGTGGCGAAACCAGCTTGTGCACATCTGTCAGTTGCGACTGAAGCGGAGCCGGGTGGTTAGCTAGGTGtccggctaacgttagcaagaTAATGGACGGTggaaagtttttgttgttgcgAGGTTAACGTCAAATTTCTTTGTCTCCGTGTTGCAGAATGGATTCAGTGGCGAAAGCTTTAGAAGAAGTCCTCACCTCTGCGTTACCGCAGGGCTGCATTACAGTCGGTGTGTACGAGGCTGCCAAATCACTCAATGTGTAagtacaattttattttatatcgGCTAACACTGAGTTACTGACCTACTGACAGTTGTAACACATCTCCAACCGTACTGAACAGATATGTATATTTTTGCCTGATTTGCTCATGTATAGCAGGACATGTACTGTGGTTTgttataaatataaatagacTAAGAGCATCTGtttttccctttcctcctcAGAGACCCTGATAATGTGGTTTTGTGCATCCTGGCCACTGATGACGAAGATGTGAAAGATGTGGCTCTGCAGATCCACTTTACCCTCATTCAGGCCTTCTGCTGTGAGAATGACATCAACATCCTCAGAGTCAACAACACCAGGCGCCTGGCAGAAATactgggtggaggaggaggtgggaaaCAGAACGGGGGTGAACCTATGGACCTACACTGTGTCCTGGTCACTGTAAGTATCTTTTCTCATCAAACCATATGTTTAATAGATATATGAATGTTGCAGTGTTGTGATTTTACACACAGTGTTGAGGCAAATGCACGTGAGTGAAACTCTTATTCAAGGGAGAACTTGCCAGTACTTGTTCTTGTGCATCTGGTAAACATGTACATGACTCCTCCCTCATATGACTCCTGAGGAATTTCAGTAGAAGGAAATACCCTGTATAtgcatgcacccacacacacacacaggggctgTTTTTAAGGTGGGGTACTagtataaataaattaaaataatttattctctttctgtctgtattttcagaGCCCACATTCTACATCATGGAAGGACCCTGCCCTGAGCAAAGTGAACCGATTCTGCAGAGAGAGCCGCTGCATGGACCAGTGGGTACCTATCATCAACCTGCCTGAACGATGAACTGTTAGCTGCAAAAACCTGCAAAAGGACTTTTTTATCAGCACAGAAAGAGCGGTGTGAACCCTGATGGACATATTACCACCCAGAGATCAAATTCCAAAGCACTGCTGATGGGCAATGAAAATTTTGGAGGAGAataaaaagctgctgtctaCATGGGATGtatttaaaagaagaaaaaaaaggcaggggGATGGACTTCCACTGTGGACAGGACTGTTTGGAGTTGCGTCTGTCAGCCTTTGCAACCGTGATGAGACGGCGAGGCACTTGTATCGTCATGAGGTGGAAAATTGAAAAGATTGAAAAAAGCGTGTGTGCTTTTTAATGTGAAGCTGGACACTGAACAGAAGGATTATATGATGTATTTGTTTGGTAAAGCCTCTGTGACGAGTTAGAAAAGTGGGGAGAAACCAGAACATGGAGCTGTTGAGTGGACCAAGGCCTCGGCCTCTCTCTGCAGAAACAAAGCACTTGTTGAAACACTGGACCTTTTTGCAATTTCACTTATTTGATTCAAATTgttaatgttgatgttgatgcCATTGTCATAATTTAAAAAGGGAAGGGCTACACATCCAGTGAGGACATtctgtgtatttagtgtttCCTATACCAGCTGGTTTTTGCCACAAGTAAAATAGTTCTTTTGTTACAATTTTAAGTTATTTCTaatgattatttaaatgtatttatgtttcattttttacctTAACTATTTGCAAAGTCtgaatacaacacacacatatgtattgCTGtcaataaaaagtatttttggAGCCAGAACTgcatgtgttttgctttttatttattctttttttttcatttctggaAATTTTAGCTAAGCTGAGCTGGATTCTGACCTTTAGCAGTTGCAGTTGTAAAAGAAGAGTCACGTGCGGATCACAGGGGTCATGTTGGCCTCTGTGGCCTCAGTGCCATCTCTGAGCTAAAGAGAACAATAATCCTCACCGCTCTCTCCCTGCACAGGCTTCTGCCTCTGTCAGCAGGAACATGTTCATTCATCCAAACAGGTCCCCTTTTCACCAATTCTCAGTAATTTGTTGGGCTGTTTAGTTTACGTTTTCACCAGCTGACTTCCTAGAAAAGAGCATGTGACAATTATATGCTGCACAGTTAAATAGGGACTGCAGTCCATATTCTACATATAGCATTACAAAGAATATTCACAATAAATGAGTTATGTGTATCATTCAGACAGGGAGGTTACATGAGgtgttttcatgctgtttgtgttgcCAACTCTCTCTGCCCTTGGGACCAGAATACGCTCACAATGGAGCACATGACTGGAGCTGCTTGGAAAATTTTGAGGGGAGGCAGTGGCAGGCAATCTGTTGTGCAAGAGACGGTTTAAACActcccctgctctcctctctttttctgtgtctcgCACGCAGGTGGTTTCTCTGGAGTTGAATGTCAGTGATGTCACTGGGTTGATGTAAGGCAGGCAATCCCCTCTGAAAGTGCAGAGTCATGGTCACgagaagagaggaggcaggaggccGTCCTTGAGTTTCACAATCCACTCCAGCCTTTCATGTGAGACAGAGAATGTGACCCTATTTAATATTAGTAAACGTAATGCTTCATAAAACTCTCATACAGATAACATCAAAAATTATTCTGAAATCTTGCATTATTTATCTGTAATGTGCCCTTCAGTTAGTCACATGGTTCATAGTATTTGTGTTGCACGTGGGTTTTTTTCCAGGTACTCCAGTTTCCTTTCACAGTCCATGTAGGTTAGGATAAGCAGGAAAAGCAAACAATGGATAAAAATGGCTAGATGGATGGTCACAGCACTGTGTATCCCTGGTATAGACTGAGAATCTCACTCAGCGACACTTGAGCAGGTTGGTCTCCCTACTCACTACATTACCCAGAAGCCTCAACTacatatattaataataataagtgaAGCTAAATGCACTAAACTGTATATTTCCCTGCTAAAACTACTGTGCTAAATTAAACATAATCAGGTTTAATAGATTGACTGTGTGAGGTCAATATGTGTACCTTGATGTAACACACACGCAGTGCTTATTAATCTATATAATGCAATAACTTAAAGGACGCACAGTATTTTGAATAAACACGGATACACTCTTGCATGATGTGAAAATTATTACAAAGCACTTAGAGCAGCTCATAAGTCGAACCTGAACCAAAGTGTTCCCCTGGCCTAGAAAAGCTCCTCAGGCCCCTGTGGTTTCACTTGGCACTGTGTGAAAGGTTGTCTGGCTTGTGACTCCGGGGTGTGACGCTAACTGATGTAATGTGGCATTGTTGTGATCGAAGGGAAAAGGTTATTTTAAGATCAGTGCAGGAGACAGGCTGATGTAAGTGTTGTGAAGCCACGTCGACCTTCCAGTGAAGTCAGGCCAAAAAAGGTTGAGGTTTGTACATCGTCATTAGTGTCTGTGTGCTGTATTGTAGGTCAGAGTTCAGGAAGAGGTATTATCTAGGTGTTACTAAAATAGCATTTGATGATCTGATAAGTCACTTTGAAATGTTATATATGGTGCAAACTGGGAAAACACTGCATAAGCGAGCGGTATAATGTATACAGAATTGTATTATACTTGCTCATGGTCCTGAAGATTAAGAGCATAGAGAGATCAGTGCACTGTTTACGGTGGGTAGGAAAAGGTCAACATCAGGTCAAGATAACACTACTGCAGAACTGAGGGAAAATCAACCATGAAAATATATACTCAGTCATCTTTgtattaggtacacctagctaaaactaatacaGTCTAATAAATCCTTCAGGGAGGTGTTGATTCtactttatggtcattttagaGGCTGGGGTTTGTGGTGCTCTTGAATTATGCTGTGTcatacagagaggtgtttccAATATTATGTCCAAGGTAGAGTGAATAATCTTAACACATCCcaaaactgaacattgtaaCCTTCATGAGGGTAGGATGTACTGTAGGACTGCTTTACTAGACTACCCACTAACGTAATTCACTGAGCACTACATCTTTGCAGAACTACAATTCACATTTTATGGTGGAATTTCCCATAAACTTTGAAATTCATAGCTGCAAAAAGGACAAAAGTATCCAGATCCTTTACTTTAGTAACAATGGCAGTGTTGTAAAAATACTTGGTAAATGTCCAAGTATCACTAGAAAAAAATCTTAGTATAGCCttaaaaattcattcattcatttatccatTATCCATACGGTGAGAGGCATGGTGCACgctggacagatcgccagtccatcgccaacacatatacacaaacacgGGCGacttagagtcaccaattaacatgcatgtctttggactgtgggagtaagccggagtacccagagagaactcACAGGTTCTTCAGGTTCTCTCCTCGAAGTTTTGCTGAGGGATCTTAGATCTTTATCGTTCTTACTAATACCTGGTGACCTCAGGTAGATCTCAGCGTAGTTTGGCACACCTCCAACCTGAATCTGTGCATGAGCATAAGTGACAGCATAACTaacaaaatgtatgtatgtgtgtgtgtgtgtgcaggggctttaatatataataaggcatcatattctatgattttaatgtaaagttAAAGTAAATAGTAACTTTAGTATGAAAGTATGAAAAATATATCAAGTGGAGTAAAAAGTGTAATATTTCTGTCTTAAATGTAATGCAgtagtagaagtataaagtagcataaattGGAAATGTGCACGTAGAAGTATCTATGACTTGTTCTTTCCACAGGTTCGATAATCAGTTGTGTGTATTTCAATGAGCAGCTGGGCCTGCCAGAGGACCAGAGGTGCCACTGCACTACCGCTCCATCAGCCCACACCCTCCACCCACCATCCTCACCCTCcggtcctccctccctccccttcctctcccccaCATCAGCACATTCCAACACTCTGACACTGTAACTGCCAGGACAGATTTTCACAGTGAGGCACATGGTCAGTGAGCCAGCCGCTGGCTGCacgccccccaccccaccccatgATTCTCACATTGCTGCACAATGACAAACTGGGATTACTGCAGAGGCTGTGCCCTGGTGGCCTTCAAGGGCATTCATGCTTACAGAGAATATCCAGGCAGTCTGTGTCATATTGGTGTATAACAAGAGTTCCACTGGGGAGGTGAGCATGCATTGTGATTGAattcactgtgtgtgctgtatttgGCATTCAGTGAAGGTGTTCTTCAGTCTACACAATGCTGATGCACCTGGTTTTTCCTGCAGCGACATTTGATATTTCAAGAAAAAGAGTTGGAGCCGTGAGAAACTGACAAGAGAAAAACCAAGTCTATTTATATCTGAGTCAGTCCTTAACAATAAATAATAGGTGACAATTGTTGTTTCATCACTATTTTGCTTTAAGTGTCAGAATTATCATATCCACGTCAGTATTTTTGCAGTTGTCACAATATGTGATAATGAGTGTTATTCCTCTATGATCTTCCCATTGTGCTCAGCACCAGCTGGGCAGAAACAAGGTCAGAAAGACCCAAGTGGCCACCaacagagaatgaaaacagaCTCACAGGCTAAGCAGACATTTTCCCAAAATAGTTAGTCTACTCTCCAAGAGCGGAAATCAGGCTTTGGTTCTTTCTATATTTAGCTCTTTTGTGTTCTCTGGTGTCTGACAGCGTTGGTGAGAGGCCTGAGGTCTCTCCTCTTCCGAGTGAGATATAAATAAACGACTAATGAGAGGAAACGGCCCCAGATACACCATGGGTAGGTCTCTCTGGCCTGGCTCCATCTGAACAATCAGGTTTCTATATTGTATAAATTTCAGGATTAACTGAAGGTGGCATCAAGACAGTGGTCATCACAAGTTCAGATCTTCTGACTGTGCAGCACAACACATCTTTATTGAGATATTAGTACAGTATCATACTGTAGGAATGCTTCACTTTATTAATTTCAGTTAAGTCTTCATACAAAGGTTGGTATATTAATAAAGACATTTATCAAAATGCAAATTTTGACAGTTAAATTAATCTATCAATAGTACAATAAGGCTGTTATGAGGCTGCTGAATGGACAGAAATTATAACATGGCAGTGGTAATCTTAATTTGTCCTTAAGAGGCAAACAGGAATTATTTATTGCAAGTAAGAAGAAGTGACTGTTTGAAACAATCATAAAAAATACAGTTGGATAATAACACTAGATCTTGCTGATTTGAAGACCTGAAAGTACCCTTTGGAGAAGGCAACAATAGCAAAACTGCTGAGAAGCGGAGCACCAGGTAAGtgaaaacacaatttaacaTGTTTTGCTAGTGACATGTAGACAAAAACAGATGGCACAACATTGTTACAAATCACGTTCATCCCACAGATAAAAACGTTTGATagaaatatcttttttttaaagacagtaCTCCCATTCATCATGATACAAGTCAAACATAAGTAAGGCTTTCGAGTGTAAGAAAGTTTTAATTTATACTatctatttcttttttgtgaaaCTTACCATAGCAGATATTTTCCCCCACAGACTCACAACATGCTGGACATGTTAGATTGAAGACCTCCAGAGACACAACTGTttagtttaaaatgaaaaaaaagaaaaaagaaaaagagtcGTGGGAGAGTGGTTTTATCATCAATGCACACCATTTACACCTGTGCCTACAATACTTGCGCCAAAAACACTTAAAAGACGACGACGACGTGCACATTCGCTCGACAAAGACACTTGTTGTGATGAGCAAGTAGGCGTGGCTCACGGTGCTGCGTGACACCTGCTGGCATTGCTCCGTGATGCCAGCATCCTAAAAATATCGTACCACAGAGAGTTATCAGTAGGAATGgctaaaaatatttgaacattttcaaacGCAGTATCATTGGTTTGGCTTGGTCCCAAAGTCTTCATTAAACATTGTCAGCTGACACTtaagagtaaaacaaaaaatataaaatttatgCTGCATTAAGGTGATaaagcattttcattttagctTCATTCACTCTGTATCTTACATGCACCAAAAGCATCACAGCACTGGGGTCACTTTATCCCAATGGCTTGAATCTGAATCTTTACATGGAATTTATCTCAACACAATGCTTCATTAAATCATCATTAAGTCAACACTGTATCATGGTGAtcatactgtaaataacagaaaggaaaacagCGGATTAAATGGGATGTGGATTGTCGTGGACCAATTGGAGCTGCTGCGGCTGTCATGGGTACTAGAATACGTTTGACCTTCTTCAGTTTTATAATTTAACACCAGATGTTACTGTCCCGATCAAAGATACATCACGGTAACATTTGAGTAGAAGCTCAATGTAAACCTTGATCCCTGAAATCAGTGATCTAAACTggacaaaaactgtaaaatactgGTGGGAATGGCGAGTGAAAACTGATATCATGTAAAGGACAGGAGGGAAACTTTGGCTGTATGAATCCACTTAAGGCAAAACAGAGAGGCAATAACAGTCACGGCCCAGTGGAGATGAGACTGTGTGCAGAGGAAGGACCAAATCCATCACTGTCAGTGCTGTTCAAATATGTCGATAATCACGTACCTGATGCCATCACAACTCATGCAGCCAAAGTCTCGTTAGTGGTCAGAGCTCAAGGTCACTAAGGCCGATAGTTTCAGTGAATAATACAGGCTAACGGGGCAGCCACAGAACACCTCATTACGAATTACTGCTTATCAGAAAATCATGGTTGAATTGTTAACAGAGCAGGTGGTAATGATACAATCACAGTCCACCCTCACTCTCCTCCCAACAAAAAGAATACAGCAACAttaataagcaaaaaaaaaaaaaaaaaaaaaaaaacacataatggCTAAGTGGCATCCACTACAATATAGTGCAGGGTTTTTTGTCCTTGAAGGGATTGTCTGAAGCGGGAATGCCCATAAGGAGGGGGTCGTTTCTGGCGTGTTCGCTGCAGTAGTTCATAAGGTCTGCAGAGGCCTTGGATACCTACGGAAACAATGAAGGGAAAACAGTCACAACAAACAAGTGGTAACTTCTAAGAATTAGATGCTCAAATCCAGTGGTTTTCAAGAAGAAAACATGTTGACTGATTGTCAGGCAAGTTCTGGAGTCGAAAGTGcatcttttttctgtgatttattacctgatttatttatttattcacaatAGAAGTCAGACATAATGTCATCCTCAGAAGGTTTACTccacactgaatctaaaaatgtgtgtctgtttgttctggTCTGTCCAAGTTTGTActccaaaaaacatttttgaactATCATGTATGCTCAGAGCAggaacagccaatcagatgcaATAATTCTTCCTACATCTGTTTCATTCTTTTAAAGAAATCCTTGGACTCATTGATGTGTTACAACAGtcttatatatttataatactAAATAAGGATGAAATAATAAGAAACTGGCTGAAATGGAAACAAGAAAATTGAAATTCTGCTGCTGGTAGAGGAGGTACAGTAgacagaacatacagtataatgagGTGGATTTAGTTACATAATGACAAGTGCAGACAATGAAGATGACCTGAAAGTGGCCGCACTGCACgttttatttttgcactgtACCTTTATCCTCTCAATGCTCGCCTCTATTCTCAGCTGCTGCACCGTCCGCCGGGCATGAGCGATGTTATTGGAACTGTGAGCCTTTGAAGACATCCTGGGCAATGCAACACTGTAAATGAAGGACAACAGGGAAAAATTGTGAATCAACACTGGAGAGAATGAGGGATTGGTACATAGAAGGTTCTGCATGAAGATGTAGCAGATAATACATGAAGGTCAGGCTACAGcaagcaaacaataaaaacaacagcacactTGTTAGATGAGGAATGCACTTCAGCGTGGTTTCTGAGCAGGAAAAGCTCACTTTTGTTTCAGATTACAGGAAGAACTTGGTTGTGAGGATGACAGCAATTTGGCAGATCACAGAGCAGCTACGTACAAAAAATTTCTTGTGTATCAGATTAAATCAGATGAGtgactgagcagaaaaacacacttgccACTAACACAGTCTGCACGGGGAAGAGCATTAAATTAATAGTAAGCCGGTTAATGATTCAGCTACAGGTACTTGAGGTGGATGTTTTGTAAACCGTGCAAATGTTGGTTTAATGCAGGTCAACGACTCCCTTTCCATACTTCCCTTTCTTCTGCAGGGTTGTTACCAAAAGTGACATCATCAACACAAAGCTAAGGCACgcccatgcacacacaaaatcacttcttttggattttaaaatgcaaacatgtgTGAAAAGCTCCCTTTTGCAAGCCTTGAGCAGTGCGGTATCCCAGCTCCCACACATGGCAATATAATGCCACATTGTTCAAACTGTGTGTACACAATCTGATAGCTGCAAAACTATGACAATGACTGAAAATCTGACATTGCAGGATATCTACATTCAAACAAAAAAGCTACAGCAATGTAAAGATTTCAGTGTATGTGACTGAGGGACTCATGTCTGGAAGTTATTGCATCCAACGCTGCAGCAAGTTGGACGTCGGAGCTGCGACTCCACTTCCTGCTAATCATTTACAGACTGGATGGGAACAAGCCCTGACACAACCATGTGGAAGCTCTGGCTTCAGTGTCTCTCCCATGTGCTGTTGCTTCCCTTTTACTGCAATTTGTCAGATTCtaatacaaacacatatttcCTGTAACGTTTCTgcaatatacacacactcatgcctTCTTGAGACACACCTCACTTTTCACCAAAACTTTCTCAGCAGGGAACAGGAAGCTTCAAGTGCAGTTTCTCAGAAGTTTATTGTGAAATTCACAAGAAAAACTGCTGCAAACTCTGGGGTTTGTGtcataaatgaaaatgaaggttTTCTGTAaacctttattttcatttctgcatCTGCATATTGTTAATGTTTCTTAGGGATTTTTTGTGTTCCAAATACTTAATTACAGTTATAAGCACAAAGTGTTGTGTAATCAGGCCTCAGTCAgagtaaataaaacagataatacGGGAAGGTGCATCAAATGTTTAAGTTGAGAGTAACACGCATGAACTTAGAACAGCCATAAACAGCCAGTTTTTCATGTAGGACTGTATGTTTACACTATTTGTCTGCACCATTTACTCCATTTACTCTACAGGATGTTGTCCCTCAAGACAGCTTCTGATGCTGTAGCTGGATCGTGCAGctcattcatttgtttcaggAACAAAGAGTAAGGGAGgacgaaagaaaaaaaaaaaaaaaaaacagaactgagaAGGGTAGGAAAATTTTCTGACCTCTGCTTGGGAGTGCCTGATTACAGAGCTGTATTTCCATCAAAGATAAGTAATCACTCCAAAGGAAACACCAAGATGAGAGATGACTCAAAGGGCTGAAATGTTATTGATAATGTGAAAACTGACACATGAAAGGGCTTTGCATTACAACGCAAATGAACAATTATTCTATGGAAACATTCTCATCTTAGTCATAAAGGCGAGGCACCAGAGGTGAAGAGAGTAAAATCCTTTCATCCATGCATGATGAGTGACTGTATTCATTTCTATAGTCAGGAGGTCTGTAGATGAACTTATGCAGGTTCAGCTCCAcatgtttgctttgtttaaGTGAAGTGGCTCAGTACTATGATGAATACACTTTCATTACACTGCAAGTGtagtttaaaatatttctaaaagacattttttccaACTATAAAAATGTCCATTGTGGAAGTAGAAAGAGTCTATAGGAGCTATGTTTCAGGGGCACCCTGGTAGAGAACATACCACAAACCTCCAGCCCAGGGGGCTCTTTGCTGCATGACTATTAGTAACAAGGTCAAgcatttgtaataataataaacaatgaCTGGATAAAAGGTTGACTGACATCAGTACAGCAAATACTTTTGTGGCAGTCCCTCAATTAGAGCAAAAGTTAGTCGTCAACCTCTTTGTACTAGCTTCAAACATATTTCTCAGCAGGTAATTTACTGCTGCTGGGTACAAACGTAGGCCTCCTGGCACTACCAAGCAAACCAGATTACATAGTTAATAAATTGTGCAATACgcaaacacagcacagaagcTGCTGATCAAGTACAACAATGAATAAAGAGATAACATGAGAAATGCAAACAGGCTTCACACGGCAGGGACTAGGTAatccttgagcaaggcaccgAATACAGTGGATGCTCTTCTGTGTCCGTGTAGGAGAGGCTTGAGCAGCTGCTACAACCTGCAAGGCGAGGGTCACGTGGCGGAGGTAGCCAAGTTTGCACTACTAGCTACTGAGCTAATCTGCTATTAtgtttatccatccatccattcactACACTGGGTATCCTCTGAGGGTCACACAGGGGCTGGAGCCATTAGCTGAGAAGTgggttgccagtctatcacagagacaaacaaccattcactctCAGAATCACACCTAAGGGCAATTTAAGGTTACCAAATTAAGCTGATCTAAacgtctttggactgtgggagggaCCCACTcaggcacaaggagaacataCAACCCCCACATCAGGAGTGGATTCAAGTCATTGTGACAATGCGCTGCTTTGTTAAAGCTGAACAGGGGCAGGTTGAGTAGCAAGCTTTACTATGTTTTCCCCTTATCTGTAGAGAATTTTAATAGCTTTTAAAGGACAGTAATGCACTAATTATCTTTTTACAGTACAGGTCAACGAGCTAGCAAGGCTAATGAAAAGTAGCCTCTTGACACCTTTGGCTGTCTATCTGACATGTGATTGAGCACAACACGCAAGAGGAAAAAGACACCTCCACAGCTGCAATTTAAGATGAAGTAAAGACAGAATTAATAGTTTACTGCTCTGTGGCGCCAAAGTATCAGTTTAACCAGCATGTGAAGTGGGAGAGAGGGGCAGGTCTTAAATCCCGGCACTCAGAAGTGATTTTTGCAGGCAAACCATCCTAACTGAGTCACCTCAGTCAAACTGTGAAGCCCCTGTGATGTGATGCCAGCTACTACCAGCACCACCGGTCTGActgaaacacctgtgtgtgtgtgcccgagTGTGTGGCATTAAACACCACCATGTACATATATGAGgccttgcaaaaaaaaaaaaaaaaaaaaaagttacctCCAAGGATCAGAAAAAAGACCACCCCCTTTACAGGCCACCCTatcacaatacacacacatacagcagccaGGACCACCTACTGCACAGAGCAGCGAGGCCCCACTGCTCTGCTGTACCT
The DNA window shown above is from Lates calcarifer isolate ASB-BC8 linkage group LG4, TLL_Latcal_v3, whole genome shotgun sequence and carries:
- the gadd45aa gene encoding growth arrest and DNA-damage-inducible, alpha, a, which produces MYNMTFEELSGDYSQERMDSVAKALEEVLTSALPQGCITVGVYEAAKSLNVDPDNVVLCILATDDEDVKDVALQIHFTLIQAFCCENDINILRVNNTRRLAEILGGGGGGKQNGGEPMDLHCVLVTSPHSTSWKDPALSKVNRFCRESRCMDQWVPIINLPER
- the gng12a gene encoding guanine nucleotide-binding protein G(I)/G(S)/G(O) subunit gamma-12a is translated as MSSKAHSSNNIAHARRTVQQLRIEASIERIKVSKASADLMNYCSEHARNDPLLMGIPASDNPFKDKKPCTIL